From the Microbacterium thalassium genome, one window contains:
- a CDS encoding ABC transporter substrate-binding protein, which yields MKSIRKGGRSAARLITSLAIVVGLGISTAACTSDGGGTDGGTSSGEPQSGGEITVLLDSGFAGGWATGLDPATSNTTGANLPQNAAIFGGLFTLEADDDGLNARIESNQAEGYEWTDEGLTLTVTLRDGITFTDGTAMDADAVVWNWIRLLNSGSTGAPRLQLDTTGEAPDLSDEFMDSLWAALPADVDEATVMGHLAAIQAVDDLTVQMKLTAVDGSLVNGFPASALNLIASPSAYAEMGAEDFSLMPVGAGPFIITSDSMSDRLELEKNPDYFKDGLPYLDAINFQSVGGDQVAYQTLLAGQGDVIEGLSAVTLIQEAQNNPDVAVYPGVPTSPYVVQLNTRVAPFDDIKAREAVYYATDFAAINEGLFKGDGEMSQSFTASGGLFWNPEVDGYREYDLDKAKALVEELGGLTVTLGTTDIVTARSVNTALQTQWKEAGIDVEITAQPLGDVINDFLGGQWQAMLQTAGAWDPSVGIGVSVRFGSTSPFSGAPLPAEEGATTELDDLLAAAVSTIDDDERKMYYDEIAKYISDEALAPFGMAFTPAQVVREGVYGPGLSTPIPALAVNEGVLYDRVWVESD from the coding sequence ATGAAGAGTATTCGGAAGGGCGGAAGGTCAGCGGCGCGGCTGATCACATCGCTCGCGATCGTCGTGGGCCTCGGCATCTCGACGGCGGCATGCACATCGGACGGCGGAGGCACCGACGGAGGAACCTCCAGCGGCGAACCGCAGTCCGGCGGCGAGATCACGGTCCTGCTCGACTCCGGCTTCGCCGGCGGTTGGGCCACGGGCCTCGACCCCGCCACCAGCAACACGACAGGGGCGAACCTGCCCCAGAACGCGGCCATCTTCGGCGGCCTGTTCACCCTCGAAGCCGACGATGACGGGCTCAACGCCCGCATCGAGTCCAACCAGGCCGAGGGCTACGAGTGGACCGACGAGGGCCTGACGCTGACGGTCACGCTGCGCGACGGCATCACGTTCACCGACGGCACGGCGATGGACGCCGACGCGGTGGTGTGGAACTGGATCCGCCTGCTCAACTCCGGCAGCACCGGCGCCCCGCGCCTGCAGCTGGACACCACCGGGGAGGCTCCCGACCTGAGCGACGAGTTCATGGACAGCCTGTGGGCGGCACTGCCCGCGGACGTCGACGAGGCGACCGTGATGGGTCACCTCGCCGCCATCCAGGCCGTCGACGACCTCACCGTGCAGATGAAGCTCACGGCCGTGGACGGCTCGCTCGTCAACGGGTTCCCGGCGAGCGCCCTGAACCTCATCGCCTCGCCCTCGGCCTACGCCGAGATGGGCGCCGAGGACTTCAGCCTCATGCCGGTGGGCGCGGGACCGTTCATCATCACGTCCGACAGCATGAGCGACCGCCTCGAGCTCGAGAAGAACCCCGACTACTTCAAGGACGGGCTGCCCTATCTCGACGCGATCAACTTCCAGTCGGTCGGCGGCGACCAGGTCGCGTACCAGACGCTGCTCGCCGGCCAGGGAGACGTCATCGAGGGCCTGTCGGCGGTCACGCTGATCCAGGAGGCGCAGAACAACCCCGACGTGGCGGTCTACCCCGGCGTCCCGACGTCGCCGTACGTGGTCCAGCTCAACACGCGGGTCGCTCCGTTCGACGACATCAAGGCGCGCGAGGCGGTCTACTACGCCACCGACTTCGCGGCCATCAACGAGGGTCTGTTCAAGGGCGACGGTGAGATGAGCCAGTCGTTCACCGCATCCGGCGGTCTGTTCTGGAACCCCGAGGTCGACGGCTACCGCGAGTACGACCTCGACAAGGCCAAGGCGCTCGTCGAAGAGCTGGGAGGCCTGACGGTCACCCTCGGCACGACCGACATCGTCACCGCCCGCTCGGTCAACACCGCCCTGCAGACGCAGTGGAAGGAAGCCGGCATCGACGTCGAGATCACCGCGCAGCCCCTGGGCGACGTGATCAACGACTTCCTCGGCGGTCAGTGGCAGGCGATGCTGCAGACCGCGGGAGCGTGGGACCCCTCGGTGGGCATCGGCGTGAGCGTCCGCTTCGGCTCGACGTCTCCGTTCAGCGGTGCACCGCTGCCGGCCGAGGAGGGCGCGACCACCGAGCTCGACGACCTGCTGGCCGCTGCGGTCAGCACGATCGACGACGACGAGCGCAAGATGTACTACGACGAGATCGCCAAGTACATCTCCGACGAGGCCCTCGCCCCGTTCGGCATGGCGTTCACCCCGGCCCAGGTCGT
- a CDS encoding amidohydrolase family protein, whose translation MIIDAHAHLLPHDYPEDAPACFPHMEPIEGSTDRLLVFDQMRFPAKEVFWQAERRLEAMDASGVDAEVVSPMPPLLRYDLPAADGLALSRHVNDVAAELSSHAPDRIIALGMVPMQDPDAATAELAAIKEQGLAGVEIASNILGSSIGDEKFLPFFQELERLDLPLFVHAMPSPSDRLPFSAMGTYVVGIEGMYAAASLILGGTAAACPNLKISFSHAAGGFAMMLPRANYFWGGSWNEEPRDLGRAVMPDDGPSPLEYARRFYYDSMVFDRRTIQYLVDLLGADRLLVGSDFPAMLREEPAAKTLKSMDLPDDQWQDIAWRNAMRWLGREAADLPLAEAVATA comes from the coding sequence GTGATCATCGACGCCCACGCGCATCTTCTGCCCCACGACTACCCCGAGGACGCCCCGGCGTGCTTCCCGCACATGGAGCCCATCGAGGGCAGCACCGATCGCCTCCTCGTCTTCGATCAGATGCGCTTCCCCGCCAAGGAGGTCTTCTGGCAGGCGGAGCGCCGCCTCGAGGCGATGGACGCCTCCGGCGTCGACGCCGAGGTCGTCAGCCCCATGCCCCCGCTGCTGCGCTACGACCTGCCGGCGGCGGACGGACTCGCGCTCTCGCGGCACGTGAACGACGTCGCCGCCGAGCTCAGCTCGCACGCACCCGACCGGATCATCGCGCTCGGCATGGTCCCGATGCAGGATCCGGATGCCGCGACCGCCGAACTGGCGGCGATCAAGGAGCAGGGTCTCGCCGGCGTCGAGATCGCCTCCAACATCCTCGGCAGCTCCATCGGCGACGAGAAGTTCCTGCCGTTCTTCCAGGAGCTCGAGCGGCTCGACCTGCCGCTGTTCGTCCACGCGATGCCCTCACCCAGCGACCGGCTGCCGTTCAGCGCGATGGGCACGTACGTGGTCGGAATCGAGGGCATGTACGCGGCGGCGTCGCTCATCCTCGGCGGCACCGCGGCCGCGTGCCCGAACCTGAAGATCTCGTTCAGCCACGCCGCCGGCGGCTTCGCCATGATGCTGCCGCGCGCCAACTACTTCTGGGGCGGATCCTGGAACGAGGAGCCCCGCGACCTCGGGCGCGCCGTCATGCCCGATGACGGCCCGTCGCCGCTGGAGTACGCGCGCCGGTTCTACTACGACTCGATGGTGTTCGACCGCCGTACGATCCAGTACCTGGTCGATCTGCTCGGCGCCGACCGGCTGCTGGTCGGGTCCGACTTCCCAGCCATGCTCCGCGAGGAGCCGGCGGCCAAGACGCTGAAGTCGATGGACCTGCCCGACGACCAGTGGCAGGACATCGCCTGGCGCAACGCGATGCGGTGGCTCGGCCGCGAGGCCGCGGATCTGCCGCTCGCCGAGGCGGTCGCGACGGCCTGA
- a CDS encoding zinc-dependent alcohol dehydrogenase: MVEMVRAAVQTGPRQIEMREFPRPVIGPDDGLMRVEANGICGSDVEIYRGHMGMNPNPFIPGHEPMGIIEELGERAAERWGVQVGDRVALEVIVPCRACEDCLTGNYQACRFRKYGHGVTGIEVSPSLWGGFAEYLYISPNSVVHKIDKNLPAEIAAMYNPLGAGVRWAVDLGEVGLGDTMLVLGSGQRGLAAVIAAKAAGAGQVIVTGLESDAHKLAIARELGADHTLTVGGEDAPDTADAVMELTGGRGVDVALDLTPMAGGPITDALKSVRHGGRVVLAGLKGQREIPLVTDLIINRAITVKGAFGVDATANKKAIALLESGRFPLEKLHTHTFGLDDVGLAIETLAGETEDKSAIHVSVHPSFA; encoded by the coding sequence ATGGTGGAGATGGTGCGCGCGGCCGTGCAGACCGGCCCCCGGCAGATCGAGATGCGAGAGTTCCCGCGGCCCGTGATCGGCCCCGACGACGGTCTCATGCGCGTGGAGGCCAACGGCATCTGCGGCAGCGACGTCGAGATCTACCGCGGTCACATGGGCATGAACCCGAACCCGTTCATCCCCGGGCACGAGCCGATGGGCATCATCGAGGAGCTGGGGGAGCGCGCCGCCGAGCGGTGGGGCGTCCAGGTCGGCGACCGCGTTGCGCTCGAGGTGATCGTGCCGTGCCGCGCGTGCGAGGACTGCCTGACCGGCAACTACCAGGCGTGCCGCTTCCGCAAGTACGGCCACGGCGTGACCGGCATCGAGGTCAGCCCGAGCCTGTGGGGCGGGTTCGCCGAGTACCTCTACATCTCGCCGAACTCGGTCGTCCACAAGATCGACAAGAACCTGCCGGCCGAGATCGCGGCGATGTACAACCCGCTCGGCGCCGGAGTGCGGTGGGCCGTCGACCTCGGCGAGGTGGGGCTCGGCGACACGATGCTCGTGCTCGGCTCCGGTCAGCGGGGCCTCGCCGCGGTGATCGCGGCGAAGGCGGCGGGCGCCGGACAGGTCATCGTCACCGGACTGGAATCGGATGCGCACAAGCTCGCGATCGCGCGGGAGCTGGGCGCCGACCACACGCTGACGGTCGGCGGCGAGGATGCGCCCGACACCGCCGACGCGGTCATGGAGCTCACCGGCGGCCGCGGCGTCGACGTCGCGCTCGACCTCACCCCGATGGCGGGGGGACCCATCACCGACGCCCTCAAGAGCGTGCGCCACGGCGGGCGCGTCGTGCTCGCGGGTCTCAAGGGTCAGCGCGAGATCCCGCTCGTCACCGACCTCATCATCAACCGCGCGATCACGGTCAAGGGCGCCTTCGGCGTCGACGCGACGGCGAACAAGAAGGCCATCGCGCTGCTGGAGTCGGGCCGCTTCCCGCTCGAGAAGCTGCACACGCACACGTTCGGCCTCGACGACGTGGGTCTCGCCATCGAGACCCTCGCCGGCGAGACCGAGGACAAGTCCGCGATCCACGTCTCCGTCCACCCCAGCTTCGCCTGA
- a CDS encoding SDR family NAD(P)-dependent oxidoreductase encodes MSPLTPNPALEDPLAGVGEEWMAGRTALVTGAGQNGDLPGVGYAIARLLAAHGARVAVLDRSAEAADRTVARIRAAGGVAIPLVADVTDDVACERAIAEVIDRFGALDTLVNNVASGDRAGIFEVTPERFEELIDINLKSAWHITRHAVPVLPRGSAIVNISSVGVRARGPGMPYCVAKAGIENFTEGAATTLGPQGIRVNCVEVGAIWGAFAAANMDESMREPRRQSTTLKTEGSAWDIAHATLFLLSDRARWITGQILAVDGGPPSYFPPGPPITSVPKSIPATV; translated from the coding sequence GTGAGCCCGCTCACGCCGAACCCGGCGCTGGAGGACCCGCTCGCCGGCGTCGGCGAGGAGTGGATGGCCGGGCGCACCGCACTCGTCACGGGAGCGGGCCAGAACGGCGATCTTCCCGGCGTCGGCTACGCCATCGCGCGGCTGCTCGCCGCCCACGGCGCGCGCGTCGCGGTCCTGGACCGGTCGGCCGAGGCCGCCGACCGGACGGTCGCGCGCATCCGGGCCGCCGGCGGCGTGGCGATCCCGCTGGTGGCCGACGTCACAGACGACGTGGCGTGCGAGCGTGCGATCGCCGAGGTGATCGACCGCTTCGGCGCCCTCGACACGCTCGTCAACAACGTCGCCAGCGGCGACCGCGCGGGCATCTTCGAGGTCACGCCCGAGCGCTTCGAGGAGCTCATCGACATCAACCTGAAGTCCGCGTGGCACATCACGCGGCATGCCGTGCCCGTGCTGCCGCGCGGCAGCGCCATCGTCAACATCTCGTCGGTGGGCGTCCGCGCCCGCGGGCCGGGCATGCCCTACTGCGTCGCGAAGGCGGGGATCGAGAATTTCACCGAGGGCGCCGCCACGACGCTCGGACCCCAGGGCATCCGCGTCAACTGCGTCGAGGTAGGTGCGATCTGGGGCGCATTCGCCGCGGCGAACATGGACGAGAGCATGCGGGAACCGCGTCGCCAGTCCACGACGCTCAAGACCGAGGGCTCGGCGTGGGACATCGCCCACGCCACCCTGTTCCTGCTGAGCGACCGGGCCCGCTGGATCACCGGCCAGATCCTCGCCGTCGACGGCGGGCCGCCCAGCTACTTCCCGCCGGGACCGCCCATCACCTCGGTCCCCAAGAGCATTCCGGCCACGGTCTGA
- a CDS encoding UGSC family (seleno)protein — protein MPNAILDPTGRAQAESAAAETVYAQRPESLAGLRIGLLDNTKHNAMLFLQELGRLLISEHGARDVSIVETKQSFSVPVDDEIVARYQGQCDVVLTGVGDCGSCSAAAVADGINFEKAGMPAAVVLTDAFTTTGRMMAGVQGAPDYEWITTAHPMASLTEDEVRERAAQVLPEIVGALVEQRVAVAG, from the coding sequence ATGCCCAACGCCATCCTCGATCCGACAGGGCGTGCGCAGGCGGAGTCGGCCGCGGCCGAGACCGTCTACGCGCAGCGTCCCGAGTCCCTCGCGGGGCTGCGCATCGGACTGCTCGACAACACCAAGCACAACGCGATGCTCTTCCTGCAGGAGCTCGGCCGCCTGCTGATCTCGGAGCACGGTGCTCGCGACGTCAGCATCGTCGAGACGAAGCAGAGCTTCTCGGTGCCGGTCGACGACGAGATCGTCGCGCGGTACCAGGGGCAGTGCGACGTCGTGCTCACCGGCGTCGGCGACTGCGGCTCGTGCAGCGCCGCGGCGGTGGCGGACGGCATCAACTTCGAGAAGGCGGGGATGCCGGCCGCGGTCGTGCTGACGGACGCCTTCACGACGACGGGCCGCATGATGGCCGGCGTCCAGGGTGCGCCCGACTACGAATGGATCACGACGGCGCACCCGATGGCGAGCCTCACCGAGGACGAGGTGCGCGAGCGCGCCGCCCAGGTGCTGCCCGAGATCGTCGGCGCCCTGGTCGAGCAGCGTGTGGCGGTGGCCGGATGA
- a CDS encoding NDMA-dependent alcohol dehydrogenase, which translates to MTLQKEAHDMLTQDTADRQSTTEGTQITTRAAISRGPHQDWEITELQLDAPKEHEVRIKFAASGLCHSDHHITEGDAPVRFPMVGGHEGAGIVESVGPNVRRVKPGDRVVCSYIPACGSCRPCSTGHQNMCVKGLNAGTGMFLDGTYRFHKDGEDFGGFCSLGTFSQYAVVSEWAVVPLYDEIPFEVASLIGCGVPTGWGSSVYAAGVRAGDTVVIFGAGGVGSNAVQGARYAGAKNVVVVDPVDFKRENAKTFGATAAFATAEEAHEFVAADTWGQMADHVIMTPNAVTEEMVNSGVMMTGKGGKVTITAVGHLTEKAVHVHAGMLIGFQRQIRGALFGDCNPLYDIPKLMRLYMSGDLKIDELITRRYALDEVNDAYRDLVEGRNIRGVIVHDS; encoded by the coding sequence ATGACGCTGCAGAAGGAAGCCCACGACATGCTGACACAGGACACCGCCGACCGGCAGAGCACGACCGAAGGCACGCAGATCACCACGCGTGCGGCGATCTCGCGCGGCCCGCACCAGGACTGGGAGATCACCGAGCTCCAGCTGGACGCGCCGAAGGAGCACGAGGTGCGGATCAAGTTCGCCGCCTCGGGTCTCTGCCACTCCGACCACCACATCACCGAGGGCGACGCGCCCGTGCGCTTCCCGATGGTGGGCGGCCACGAGGGCGCCGGCATCGTCGAGTCGGTCGGCCCGAACGTCCGCCGCGTCAAGCCGGGCGACCGCGTGGTCTGTTCGTACATCCCCGCGTGCGGATCGTGCCGCCCCTGTTCGACCGGTCACCAGAACATGTGCGTCAAGGGCCTCAACGCCGGCACGGGCATGTTCCTCGACGGCACCTACCGCTTCCACAAGGACGGCGAGGACTTCGGCGGGTTCTGCTCGCTGGGCACGTTCTCGCAGTACGCGGTCGTGTCCGAGTGGGCGGTCGTCCCGCTCTACGACGAGATCCCGTTCGAGGTCGCCTCGCTCATCGGCTGCGGCGTGCCCACCGGCTGGGGGTCGTCGGTGTACGCCGCCGGCGTCCGCGCCGGCGACACCGTCGTCATCTTCGGCGCCGGCGGTGTCGGCAGCAACGCCGTGCAGGGCGCGCGCTACGCCGGTGCGAAGAACGTCGTCGTCGTCGACCCGGTCGATTTCAAGCGTGAGAACGCGAAGACCTTCGGCGCCACGGCCGCGTTCGCGACCGCCGAGGAGGCCCACGAGTTCGTCGCGGCGGACACGTGGGGCCAGATGGCCGACCACGTCATCATGACTCCCAACGCCGTCACCGAGGAGATGGTCAACTCCGGCGTCATGATGACCGGCAAGGGGGGCAAGGTCACCATCACCGCGGTCGGCCACCTCACCGAGAAGGCCGTCCACGTCCACGCGGGGATGCTGATCGGCTTCCAGCGGCAGATCCGCGGTGCGCTGTTCGGCGACTGCAACCCGCTGTACGACATCCCGAAGCTGATGCGTCTGTACATGTCGGGCGATCTGAAGATCGACGAGCTCATCACCCGCCGGTACGCGCTCGACGAGGTCAACGACGCGTACCGCGACCTGGTCGAGGGCCGCAACATCCGCGGCGTCATCGTCCACGACAGCTGA
- a CDS encoding aldehyde dehydrogenase family protein, with protein MTIISDHPASLDSDLVVDGAQLIGGEWVPAASGETIDVINPANRALLARIPRGTAEDVELAVQAAEAALPAWRDMNATARGRLLFRWADLIEQNAEAIDEIERQEVGRPSWGPLGTPGQLRFIAGQADKVQGVSLPTYSPDQLGFTLREPYGVVGGIIPWNAPGPMFVTEVGAAIAAGNTMVMKPAEDAPLTPLALAKLALEAGIPAGVINVVTGYGHEAGAAVPAHPRIRRMGFTGSPQTGALVMEACAKNLTPLHLELGGKSPQVVFPDADLDLAVPAMTAGITMNTGQICAAGSRVVVLRSIHDELVDRLAAQMEKITYGPWHQPVNMGPLINQKQHERVLGYIDIGREAGAEVVTGGAAPTGGDFGNGFFVQPTLFDKVDPSMRIAREEIFGPVLSVIAVDDEQEAIEVANGTEYGLVASVWTRDLGTAVRMSRSLEAGQVGVNSPLGAGVIGGPFGGYKNSGFGRTMGADSVLDWTQVKTVSMR; from the coding sequence ATGACCATCATCTCCGACCACCCCGCATCCCTCGACAGCGACCTCGTCGTCGACGGCGCGCAGCTCATCGGCGGCGAGTGGGTGCCCGCCGCATCCGGCGAGACCATCGACGTCATCAACCCCGCCAACCGGGCGCTGCTCGCACGCATCCCGCGCGGCACCGCCGAGGACGTCGAGCTCGCCGTCCAGGCCGCCGAGGCGGCGCTGCCGGCCTGGCGCGACATGAACGCGACCGCACGCGGACGGCTGCTGTTCCGCTGGGCGGACCTCATCGAGCAGAACGCCGAAGCGATCGACGAGATCGAGCGGCAGGAGGTCGGCCGCCCGAGCTGGGGCCCGCTGGGCACGCCCGGCCAGCTGCGGTTCATCGCCGGTCAGGCCGACAAGGTGCAGGGCGTGTCGCTGCCCACCTACTCGCCCGACCAGCTCGGCTTCACGCTGCGCGAGCCGTACGGCGTCGTCGGCGGCATCATCCCCTGGAACGCCCCCGGGCCGATGTTCGTCACCGAGGTCGGCGCCGCGATCGCCGCCGGCAACACGATGGTCATGAAGCCCGCCGAGGACGCACCGCTGACGCCGCTGGCGCTGGCCAAGCTCGCCCTCGAGGCGGGCATCCCCGCCGGCGTCATCAACGTCGTCACCGGGTACGGACACGAGGCCGGCGCCGCCGTCCCCGCCCATCCCCGCATCCGCCGCATGGGCTTCACGGGGTCGCCGCAGACCGGCGCCCTCGTGATGGAGGCGTGCGCGAAGAACCTCACCCCTCTGCACCTCGAGCTCGGCGGCAAGTCGCCCCAGGTCGTCTTCCCCGACGCCGATCTGGACCTCGCCGTCCCCGCGATGACGGCGGGCATCACGATGAACACCGGCCAGATCTGCGCGGCGGGCTCGCGCGTCGTCGTGCTGCGCAGCATCCACGACGAGCTCGTCGACCGCCTCGCGGCGCAGATGGAGAAGATCACCTACGGGCCGTGGCACCAGCCGGTGAACATGGGGCCGCTCATCAACCAGAAGCAGCACGAGCGCGTCCTCGGCTACATCGACATCGGCCGCGAGGCCGGCGCCGAGGTGGTCACCGGCGGCGCCGCCCCGACCGGCGGCGACTTCGGCAACGGCTTCTTCGTGCAGCCGACGCTGTTCGACAAGGTCGATCCGAGCATGCGGATCGCCCGCGAGGAGATCTTCGGCCCCGTCCTGTCGGTGATCGCCGTCGACGACGAGCAGGAGGCGATCGAGGTCGCCAACGGCACCGAGTACGGCCTGGTCGCGTCGGTGTGGACGCGTGATCTCGGCACCGCGGTGCGCATGAGCCGCAGCCTCGAGGCCGGTCAGGTCGGCGTCAACTCCCCGCTCGGCGCCGGCGTCATCGGCGGCCCGTTCGGCGGCTACAAGAACAGCGGCTTCGGCCGCACCATGGGCGCCGACTCGGTGCTCGACTGGACCCAGGTCAAGACCGTCTCGATGCGATGA
- a CDS encoding NDMA-dependent alcohol dehydrogenase: MSMTTDAVTGREPEADDSDTTRITTKAVVCRAPGQPWEVTELELDEPRANEVRVRMIAAGLCHSDDHIQKGDAPMRMPVVGGHEGAGIVDAVGPGVTRVKEGDHVVLSFIPACGECRYCSTGRQNLCDAGKNASTGEFPDGSFRFHQGAVEFGGLCVLGTFSEYSVVSEFSCIPIPDDIPFEVAALVGCGVPTGWGSAVHAAGVRAGQTVVVFGAGGVGTNAVQGAAYAGAQRVVVVDPVEFKREKAMEFGATHTFATAEEAAEFVVDATWGELADHAIITVGVLHDKVIHDAINIVGKTGQVTVTAVGNGWIDENPGMLIGFQRRIQGAIYGMCNPLFDVPRLLSLYKTGHLKLDELITNYYTLDQINEGYQDMLDGKNIRGVVKIASE, translated from the coding sequence ATGAGCATGACCACAGACGCGGTGACGGGCCGCGAGCCGGAAGCGGACGACTCCGACACCACGCGCATCACCACCAAGGCGGTCGTGTGCCGTGCGCCCGGACAGCCGTGGGAGGTCACCGAACTCGAACTGGACGAGCCCCGCGCGAACGAGGTGCGCGTCCGCATGATCGCCGCCGGGCTCTGCCACTCCGACGACCACATCCAGAAGGGCGACGCCCCGATGCGGATGCCGGTGGTCGGCGGCCACGAGGGCGCCGGCATCGTCGACGCGGTGGGCCCCGGCGTCACGCGCGTGAAGGAAGGCGACCACGTCGTCCTCTCCTTCATCCCCGCGTGCGGCGAGTGCCGCTACTGCTCCACCGGGCGCCAGAACCTCTGCGACGCCGGCAAGAACGCCTCGACCGGCGAATTCCCCGACGGCAGCTTCCGCTTCCACCAGGGCGCCGTCGAGTTCGGCGGCCTGTGCGTGCTCGGCACCTTCTCGGAGTACTCGGTCGTGTCGGAGTTCTCCTGCATCCCGATCCCCGACGACATCCCGTTCGAGGTCGCCGCGCTCGTCGGCTGCGGCGTCCCCACGGGCTGGGGATCGGCGGTGCACGCCGCGGGCGTGCGCGCCGGCCAGACGGTCGTCGTCTTCGGCGCCGGCGGCGTCGGCACCAACGCCGTGCAGGGCGCCGCCTACGCGGGAGCGCAGCGCGTCGTCGTGGTCGACCCGGTCGAGTTCAAGCGCGAGAAGGCGATGGAGTTCGGCGCGACGCACACCTTCGCGACCGCCGAGGAGGCGGCGGAGTTCGTCGTCGACGCCACGTGGGGCGAGCTCGCCGACCACGCCATCATCACGGTGGGCGTGCTGCACGACAAGGTCATCCACGACGCGATCAACATCGTCGGCAAGACCGGGCAGGTCACCGTCACCGCGGTCGGCAACGGCTGGATCGACGAGAACCCCGGCATGCTCATCGGCTTCCAGCGCCGCATCCAGGGCGCCATCTACGGCATGTGCAACCCGCTGTTCGATGTTCCGCGCCTGCTGAGCCTGTACAAGACGGGCCACCTCAAGCTCGACGAGCTGATCACCAACTACTACACGCTCGACCAGATCAACGAGGGCTATCAGGACATGCTCGACGGAAAGAACATCCGCGGCGTGGTCAAGATCGCCTCCGAGTGA
- a CDS encoding CoA transferase subunit A: MIDKYCADLTQALSVVQSGASIAVGGFGSSGRPDALLNALCDLDLRDLHVIVNNVGDDFTGIGRLVMEGRVRRFTGSFPILQEFYDRYFAGKVELELIPQGTLAERMRAGGSGIAAFYTPSSAGTMLSDGTFPLSYADGQVSDRVPAKEVREFGGRPHVLEHGIVADVALVKAQQGDRKGNLRFHLSARNFNPPAAMCGRITFAEVEELVEVGRLGADDIHLPGVFIDHIGMTAEPIPATAESIAKEGAA, translated from the coding sequence GTGATCGACAAGTACTGCGCCGACCTGACCCAGGCCCTGAGCGTCGTGCAGTCCGGCGCGTCGATCGCCGTCGGCGGCTTCGGCAGCTCGGGACGGCCCGACGCCCTGCTGAACGCCCTGTGCGACCTCGACCTCCGCGACCTCCACGTCATCGTCAACAACGTCGGAGACGACTTCACCGGCATCGGGCGCCTGGTCATGGAGGGACGCGTGCGACGCTTCACGGGATCGTTCCCCATCCTCCAGGAGTTCTACGACCGCTACTTCGCCGGCAAGGTCGAGCTGGAGCTGATCCCGCAGGGCACGCTCGCCGAGCGCATGCGCGCCGGCGGCTCGGGCATCGCCGCCTTCTACACGCCCTCGAGCGCGGGCACGATGCTCTCGGACGGCACGTTCCCGCTGTCGTACGCGGACGGCCAGGTCTCGGACCGCGTCCCGGCCAAGGAGGTGCGCGAGTTCGGCGGGCGTCCGCACGTGCTCGAGCACGGCATCGTCGCCGACGTCGCGCTGGTCAAGGCGCAGCAGGGCGATCGCAAGGGCAACCTGCGGTTCCACCTGTCGGCGCGCAACTTCAACCCGCCCGCCGCGATGTGCGGGCGCATCACGTTCGCCGAGGTGGAGGAGCTCGTCGAGGTCGGGCGGCTCGGCGCCGACGACATCCACCTCCCGGGCGTGTTCATCGACCACATCGGCATGACCGCGGAGCCGATCCCGGCCACCGCGGAGAGCATCGCCAAGGAGGGCGCCGCATGA
- a CDS encoding 3-oxoacid CoA-transferase subunit B, whose protein sequence is MTVADTSRPIVAGRTREEIAARVAADLQDGYTVNLGVGIPLSVPLYIPEDREVFLQSENGVLGMGPHPGEGNEDPDLTDAGKRPASLIEGAAIVDSATSFAIIRGGHLDVTILGALQVSEHGDLANWYVPGRNPAVGGAMDLVAGTKQVWVCMEHVDRAGRSKLVTECTFPLTGTGVVTRVYTDLAVFHVVDGGLVLTECAPGVTPDDVRARTAAAYTEAPAS, encoded by the coding sequence ATGACCGTTGCAGACACATCCCGCCCGATCGTCGCGGGCCGCACGCGCGAGGAGATCGCCGCGCGCGTCGCCGCCGACCTTCAGGACGGGTACACCGTGAACCTCGGCGTCGGCATCCCGCTGTCGGTGCCGCTGTACATCCCCGAGGACCGCGAGGTGTTCCTGCAGTCCGAGAACGGTGTCCTCGGCATGGGCCCGCACCCGGGCGAGGGCAACGAGGACCCCGATCTGACGGATGCCGGCAAGCGCCCCGCGAGCCTCATCGAAGGCGCCGCCATCGTCGACTCGGCGACGTCGTTCGCGATCATCCGCGGCGGCCACCTCGACGTCACGATCCTCGGGGCCCTGCAGGTCTCGGAGCACGGCGACCTCGCCAACTGGTACGTCCCGGGCCGCAACCCCGCCGTCGGCGGCGCGATGGATCTCGTCGCGGGCACCAAGCAGGTGTGGGTGTGCATGGAGCACGTCGACCGCGCCGGTCGGTCCAAGCTCGTGACGGAGTGCACCTTCCCGCTCACCGGCACCGGCGTCGTCACGCGCGTGTACACCGACCTCGCCGTCTTCCACGTGGTGGACGGGGGGCTCGTCCTGACCGAGTGCGCACCGGGCGTGACACCGGACGACGTCCGAGCCCGCACGGCCGCCGCCTACACGGAAGCGCCGGCGTCGTGA